In Thermosphaera sp., a genomic segment contains:
- a CDS encoding DUF402 domain-containing protein: MKIAFDPSPPHVTVKDGEDDSILVMGKPEESRIVFDRLISHLKYVFKLNPRVHLHSVYVGRVERVEPSYCIVNLGEFKGVLKDCRGLRENDKVVVGVSKTAFTNNEQIELTRNFRVTGEYASLIHGSPRISFSEHIRDSGLRTRLSALAVSKLVGSGLGVKFRSSARFASPSEIELEIDALLKEYRTLIEQANNRVDPGMLRDGDFIGIVYLTSLAKKILDRERRRVTPTVQMHHELKSIGLDRELDLAEIIIEKGCKDATIGQGLKEWVVKKIREERKIRLLHCSISKGYRELTPGIIRFLKLENGRIQMMVERVFRSRGTYDGLGSERLPGDLDLLIIKEGSYVLSHNYFRREKWLGSYININTPPEIAPGIVKYHDLEVDVVVRPGEQPQVLDLEKLNHLYQQGVITPELHELSRKIVEHVVNNTNSYICTEFNRAESCIE; encoded by the coding sequence TTGAAAATAGCTTTCGACCCCTCTCCTCCACACGTAACTGTGAAGGATGGAGAAGACGATTCAATCCTCGTCATGGGAAAACCAGAGGAATCAAGGATCGTGTTCGACCGGTTAATCAGCCATTTGAAATATGTTTTTAAACTCAATCCACGAGTCCACCTACACTCTGTCTACGTTGGAAGAGTTGAGAGAGTTGAACCCTCTTATTGCATCGTTAACCTTGGAGAGTTTAAAGGAGTTCTTAAAGATTGCAGAGGACTGAGAGAAAACGACAAAGTCGTAGTGGGTGTTTCAAAAACCGCTTTCACAAACAATGAGCAAATAGAACTTACTAGAAACTTCAGAGTTACTGGTGAATATGCCTCATTGATTCATGGAAGCCCGAGAATATCGTTCTCAGAACACATAAGAGATTCGGGATTGAGAACGCGTCTGTCCGCGCTAGCCGTGTCGAAGCTCGTAGGCTCAGGATTAGGAGTCAAGTTCAGAAGCAGTGCAAGGTTCGCGAGTCCTAGTGAGATTGAGCTAGAGATAGACGCACTCTTAAAAGAATATAGAACACTGATTGAACAGGCGAACAATAGAGTGGATCCAGGCATGCTTAGGGATGGAGACTTTATTGGTATTGTCTACCTAACTAGTCTCGCAAAGAAAATCCTGGATAGAGAGAGGCGTAGAGTTACACCTACTGTTCAGATGCATCATGAGTTGAAAAGTATTGGTCTAGATCGTGAACTAGACTTAGCCGAGATCATCATTGAAAAAGGGTGTAAGGATGCGACCATTGGCCAGGGTTTAAAGGAATGGGTAGTGAAGAAAATCCGTGAAGAGAGGAAGATAAGGCTTCTGCACTGCTCAATAAGCAAGGGATATCGCGAGCTAACGCCTGGAATAATACGATTTCTAAAATTAGAGAATGGGAGAATTCAAATGATGGTGGAGAGAGTTTTCAGGTCGAGAGGAACTTACGACGGACTAGGTTCTGAGAGATTACCAGGGGACCTCGACTTATTGATCATCAAGGAAGGCTCCTACGTCTTAAGCCACAACTACTTCAGGCGTGAGAAATGGTTAGGTAGTTATATCAACATAAATACTCCGCCAGAGATAGCGCCAGGCATAGTAAAATATCATGATTTAGAAGTCGACGTAGTTGTTAGGCCCGGCGAGCAACCTCAAGTACTCGATCTGGAGAAGTTGAATCATCTCTATCAACAAGGAGTTATCACTCCGGAATTACACGAGTTAAGTAGGAAGATTGTTGAACACGTCGTGAATAATACTAACTCTTACATCTGCACCGAGTTTAATCGAGCCGAGTCTTGTATTGAATGA
- a CDS encoding UPF0147 family protein yields MMAKVPDNEVKLKNAIYLLVSIVNDTAVPRNIRRAATEALNQLRDERLTPGVKAANAISLLDQVSQDPNMPLNTRTKIWQIIAILETIHD; encoded by the coding sequence ATGATGGCTAAGGTGCCTGACAACGAGGTGAAACTGAAGAATGCGATATATCTTCTGGTTAGCATCGTTAACGATACGGCAGTGCCGCGAAATATTAGGAGAGCTGCAACTGAAGCTTTAAACCAGTTAAGGGATGAACGACTAACCCCGGGCGTTAAAGCAGCCAACGCGATCAGCCTCTTGGACCAAGTAAGCCAGGACCCCAACATGCCGCTTAACACTCGAACCAAGATTTGGCAAATAATAGCGATACTCGAAACCATACATGACTGA
- a CDS encoding Sjogren's syndrome/scleroderma autoantigen 1 family protein, giving the protein MSERKDYTKMMAEYLKAGATMLSLTCPVEGCGLPLFKLRTGETVCAVHGKVHLVRSDEEIKEIRERLSILSVLDKLEEKTLSIIREQSESNDIDPREIISWLEVLERVRRLKEMSREKHPQPRSQ; this is encoded by the coding sequence ATGAGCGAGAGAAAGGATTACACGAAAATGATGGCAGAGTATTTAAAGGCAGGTGCGACAATGCTTTCTCTAACGTGTCCTGTAGAAGGCTGCGGCCTCCCTCTTTTCAAGTTGAGAACTGGCGAGACCGTATGTGCTGTACATGGAAAAGTTCACTTGGTCAGGAGCGATGAAGAAATAAAAGAAATCAGAGAGAGGCTTTCAATCCTAAGTGTTCTAGACAAGTTGGAGGAGAAGACCTTGAGTATTATTCGAGAGCAGAGTGAGAGTAATGATATAGATCCTCGCGAGATAATAAGCTGGCTAGAAGTGTTGGAGAGGGTGAGGAGATTGAAGGAGATGAGCCGGGAAAAACATCCCCAGCCAAGATCCCAATAA
- the tmk gene encoding dTMP kinase, translating to MLSSKRGRFIVLEGIDGAGKTTIANLLIKELSALGFESAYTYEPTDSLIVKAVKGEYNSLRDAYIDALAFALDRLIHVKSMVNPLLEKGVIVVSDRYYYSSIAYQSAMGAPFEWVVELNKFALKPDLAIYLDIPPEVAIARRKGLESRFPEFEEVSFLSRVRDNYKRMVSNGWLIEVDATENLKTVYSKITSHIYSILKSDL from the coding sequence ATGCTGTCTTCGAAGAGGGGTAGGTTTATCGTTTTGGAAGGAATTGATGGGGCTGGAAAAACAACTATTGCTAACCTACTCATAAAAGAATTGAGCGCTCTCGGATTCGAATCTGCATACACTTACGAGCCGACCGACTCGCTGATCGTGAAGGCTGTCAAGGGAGAGTACAATTCGCTAAGGGACGCTTATATAGATGCCCTGGCGTTCGCCTTAGACCGTTTGATTCATGTGAAATCTATGGTTAACCCACTTCTTGAGAAGGGGGTGATCGTGGTTTCAGACAGGTATTACTATAGCAGCATCGCATACCAGTCAGCCATGGGAGCTCCATTCGAGTGGGTTGTAGAGTTAAACAAGTTTGCGCTCAAGCCTGACCTAGCCATTTACCTAGATATACCGCCTGAGGTGGCTATTGCTAGGAGGAAAGGACTTGAATCAAGATTCCCTGAGTTCGAAGAAGTCAGCTTCCTATCGAGAGTGAGAGACAATTATAAGCGGATGGTCTCGAACGGATGGTTGATAGAAGTCGACGCCACGGAAAACCTTAAGACAGTGTACTCGAAGATAACTTCTCACATTTATTCAATCTTGAAAAGTGATCTCTGA
- a CDS encoding DUF126 domain-containing protein, producing the protein MSVRFKVKPLIDGDCRGRVIVLNQYLSFFGEVDSSRGIVKTDNGEVEISGKVLVFKGSRGSTVGSYVIYALKKNGVAPACMVVREVEPILIAGCVLAEIPLLVAEGFDDLVGLFLKGGVIIHNKGENYAVFEEG; encoded by the coding sequence TTGAGCGTTAGATTTAAAGTGAAACCATTAATCGATGGAGACTGCAGGGGCAGGGTCATTGTTTTAAACCAATATTTAAGCTTCTTCGGTGAAGTCGACTCCTCACGGGGCATTGTAAAAACGGATAATGGGGAAGTAGAGATAAGCGGCAAAGTACTAGTTTTTAAAGGATCGCGAGGAAGCACTGTGGGCTCATACGTTATTTACGCGTTGAAAAAGAATGGAGTGGCTCCCGCATGCATGGTTGTAAGAGAAGTTGAACCCATCCTCATCGCTGGATGCGTGCTCGCAGAAATTCCTTTATTGGTTGCCGAAGGCTTCGATGATTTGGTAGGACTATTTTTGAAAGGAGGAGTAATAATTCACAATAAGGGGGAGAACTATGCTGTCTTCGAAGAGGGGTAG
- a CDS encoding aconitase X catalytic domain-containing protein has translation MHLTREQERALNGEFGWAYAKALEIIVKVGESLGADRLISISHAHISGVSYSNIGEAGLEFLRDFHREKPRFRVYTTINPGCVDYGMLSKVIDNKFVEKQRQIDDVLVGMGARPVFTCIPYYHRPPMPHENLSWGESSAVIFANSFFGARTNREGGPLALASAITGLTYYYGLHKDENRVARVLVKLSPKVADMPLSLTGLWVGENVRKIPFITLERKPLEEVKTLLASMAASGFHAMAVLENITPRNTYGIEIEETLTIEVGDVERYIAEKPSGDDEVLGYIGCPHTHPSELILLKKLIEKYKSPRRGRLLVTIPVEFLSTYEPLIKFLVSRGVDIASGTCPVVSTLSRRFDIVLTNSGKAYFYLRKIHGLRVGITGIRQIVESVYR, from the coding sequence ATGCACCTTACCCGGGAACAAGAGAGGGCTTTGAACGGAGAGTTCGGATGGGCCTACGCGAAAGCCCTTGAAATAATTGTTAAGGTCGGTGAAAGCCTCGGCGCAGACCGACTAATAAGTATTTCACACGCACACATATCCGGGGTCTCCTACTCAAACATTGGCGAAGCTGGGTTAGAGTTTTTACGGGATTTTCACAGGGAGAAACCCAGATTTAGAGTCTACACGACCATAAATCCCGGCTGCGTAGACTACGGCATGCTCTCTAAAGTAATTGATAACAAATTCGTAGAGAAGCAACGGCAAATCGATGATGTTTTAGTTGGAATGGGGGCTAGACCAGTATTTACTTGTATACCATACTATCACCGCCCTCCCATGCCTCACGAAAACTTGTCATGGGGGGAGAGCAGTGCAGTAATATTCGCTAACTCGTTCTTCGGAGCAAGGACCAATCGTGAAGGAGGCCCCTTAGCACTCGCCTCAGCCATAACTGGGCTCACATACTATTACGGTCTACATAAGGATGAAAACCGGGTTGCAAGGGTCCTGGTTAAGCTCTCCCCTAAGGTCGCTGATATGCCTTTATCCCTGACCGGTCTATGGGTTGGCGAAAACGTGAGGAAAATACCCTTTATAACTCTTGAAAGAAAACCCTTGGAGGAGGTTAAAACGCTACTGGCATCCATGGCTGCATCCGGTTTCCACGCCATGGCTGTCCTGGAGAATATAACGCCGAGGAATACCTACGGCATAGAGATTGAAGAAACCTTAACCATAGAGGTGGGTGACGTGGAGCGATACATCGCTGAAAAACCCAGCGGGGACGATGAGGTGTTAGGCTATATTGGATGCCCTCATACGCATCCCTCAGAGTTGATCCTTTTGAAAAAGCTTATTGAAAAATATAAGTCTCCAAGGAGGGGGAGGCTTCTTGTTACAATACCGGTTGAATTCCTAAGCACATATGAACCATTGATCAAGTTCTTAGTTTCGCGAGGTGTTGACATCGCTTCCGGCACCTGCCCAGTCGTATCAACGCTGAGTAGACGTTTCGACATAGTACTGACAAATAGCGGAAAGGCGTATTTTTATTTGAGAAAAATTCATGGCTTGAGAGTTGGAATAACTGGTATTAGACAGATAGTTGAGAGTGTTTATCGTTGA
- a CDS encoding UbiD family decarboxylase, producing MNTLSMIEELARRSGKPVKRVGKVNRDYEATKVALSNRDSLILFELSESDFTGYVNLVTSRKDIYGLFNADNDQSIYETVLNALRNPAKLDIVDFNDYYSQIDYTLESLPFIRFYRDDGSRYLTSSIYIICYENICNASYHRTMYKSPEEAPIRVVPRQLHYLMNKYHERGQDAPVALILGADPYFELASAMTPPLGVFELAVAASLSGYNKVVKTPLFGIPVPANASVVVEGYISREYSEEGPFTDILMLLDGKRNQPVFKPLRFYVNKLFPPFFHAIVPGSWEHQFLMGFPREPLIFEEVRKVAPGVVKVRLTEGGGGWLHVAISLKQSSPGEARLAAFAAITAHPSVKHVFIVDEDIDVDNPLEVEWAIATRLKGGDDIIVLKNVKGSTLEPRSRDGVGDKVIFLAVKPFNEPWEKYRRVAY from the coding sequence TTGAACACTTTATCCATGATCGAAGAATTAGCCCGTAGGTCTGGTAAGCCAGTTAAGAGGGTTGGCAAGGTTAACAGGGACTATGAAGCTACTAAGGTCGCTCTTTCAAACAGGGATTCTCTGATACTATTCGAGCTCTCGGAGAGCGATTTTACCGGGTACGTGAATCTAGTGACTTCAAGGAAAGATATATATGGCTTGTTTAACGCCGATAACGACCAATCAATCTACGAAACAGTATTAAACGCTTTGAGAAATCCTGCCAAGCTGGATATCGTGGATTTCAACGATTACTATTCCCAGATAGATTATACTCTCGAGTCGCTCCCCTTCATAAGGTTTTACAGGGATGACGGCTCCCGATACCTTACGAGCTCTATCTACATAATCTGCTACGAGAACATTTGCAATGCCAGCTACCACCGTACAATGTACAAATCTCCTGAGGAAGCACCTATAAGAGTCGTGCCAAGACAGCTTCACTATTTAATGAATAAATACCATGAGAGGGGCCAGGATGCTCCTGTAGCCTTAATACTGGGGGCAGATCCCTATTTCGAGCTCGCTTCTGCGATGACTCCACCTCTGGGCGTCTTCGAACTAGCCGTAGCGGCTTCATTATCCGGCTACAACAAGGTCGTTAAAACCCCATTGTTTGGTATTCCAGTGCCGGCGAACGCTAGCGTAGTTGTTGAGGGATATATTTCAAGAGAGTATTCCGAGGAGGGCCCCTTCACAGATATCCTAATGCTACTTGATGGTAAGAGGAATCAACCAGTCTTCAAACCATTACGATTCTACGTGAACAAGCTATTCCCCCCGTTTTTCCACGCTATTGTTCCAGGCTCATGGGAACACCAGTTTCTCATGGGTTTTCCAAGAGAGCCCCTGATATTTGAAGAAGTTAGGAAAGTGGCTCCAGGAGTAGTAAAGGTGAGATTGACCGAGGGAGGAGGTGGGTGGTTGCACGTAGCGATCTCGCTGAAGCAGTCATCACCGGGGGAGGCAAGACTAGCCGCCTTCGCCGCGATAACAGCTCACCCCAGTGTAAAGCATGTCTTCATAGTCGATGAGGACATAGACGTTGACAATCCCTTAGAAGTGGAGTGGGCTATAGCTACAAGGTTGAAAGGAGGCGACGATATAATAGTATTAAAGAACGTGAAGGGTAGCACTCTTGAGCCCCGTAGCAGGGACGGGGTTGGCGATAAAGTAATCTTCCTCGCAGTTAAACCTTTCAACGAGCCATGGGAAAAATATAGGAGGGTTGCATACTAG
- a CDS encoding Clp1/GlmU family protein, which yields MTSIIPLLKGESIKVYGPMSITVRKGVVDVLGKIFEENSRIIVHKTKNFIIHAIEDSELDMTTTPESSVLPVDENDPYLRKYRLCQEIAGKLSGVVMLVGGTDSGKSSFATLLSNHLIKAGKEPAVLDADVGQSNIGPPAFISIGKVREPVLWIGEVKPEAMRFIGDVKPHVNTWKIIYGSKELVNRYQPGGGRVVIVDTDGWVKDEKGLRYKLAFASTLKPDILIVFGGDIAPYFRRLEKLGISIFEFEVSPTRRVRSRDERRMLRSMSYREYLYNAPIVKLSLEDLVVIGLPLLEGVPVAVDKIEEYFEGKILYASILSDKLYVAGFIRKINHEVLQQELGVNKVEVFEPGSERNIYSSVSNGDADYPAIIDKIDFKDMKIILKTRFDDKISEIRVSSIRLREDFAEEFLEGFY from the coding sequence ATGACCTCTATAATCCCCCTATTAAAAGGTGAAAGTATTAAAGTCTATGGACCTATGAGCATTACAGTTAGAAAAGGCGTTGTCGACGTATTGGGGAAAATATTTGAAGAAAACAGTAGGATAATAGTTCACAAGACGAAAAACTTCATCATCCACGCGATAGAAGATTCAGAACTCGACATGACAACTACACCTGAATCATCCGTATTGCCCGTAGATGAAAATGACCCCTACTTGAGAAAATACCGCTTATGTCAGGAGATAGCTGGCAAGCTGAGTGGTGTGGTCATGTTAGTGGGGGGCACAGACAGCGGAAAATCATCTTTCGCAACACTACTCTCCAACCACTTAATTAAAGCTGGCAAAGAACCAGCGGTCCTTGACGCCGATGTAGGTCAATCCAATATCGGTCCTCCAGCGTTTATTTCAATAGGAAAAGTGAGAGAGCCAGTTCTATGGATAGGGGAAGTTAAACCCGAGGCGATGAGGTTCATAGGAGACGTTAAGCCACACGTTAATACCTGGAAGATCATATATGGTTCGAAAGAACTTGTTAATCGATATCAACCCGGAGGCGGGAGAGTTGTAATCGTCGACACAGACGGCTGGGTCAAGGATGAAAAAGGTCTGAGATATAAACTGGCTTTTGCATCAACGTTGAAACCCGATATCCTAATTGTTTTCGGCGGAGACATCGCCCCCTATTTCAGAAGGCTGGAAAAACTGGGAATATCAATCTTCGAATTCGAGGTCTCCCCTACAAGAAGAGTGAGAAGCCGGGATGAGAGGAGAATGCTTAGAAGTATGAGTTATAGAGAGTACCTTTATAACGCACCGATCGTAAAGCTCAGCCTTGAAGATCTAGTCGTGATTGGGCTCCCGCTCCTCGAGGGAGTACCGGTTGCCGTAGATAAAATCGAGGAGTATTTTGAAGGAAAAATACTTTACGCTTCCATATTATCGGATAAACTGTATGTTGCAGGGTTCATCCGTAAGATCAACCATGAGGTTCTACAGCAGGAGCTAGGGGTCAACAAGGTCGAAGTCTTTGAACCCGGTAGCGAGAGAAACATTTACTCATCAGTTTCAAACGGGGATGCCGACTACCCTGCAATTATCGACAAAATAGACTTCAAAGACATGAAAATTATTTTAAAGACTAGATTCGATGATAAGATAAGCGAGATAAGGGTTTCGAGCATTAGACTCAGGGAAGACTTCGCCGAGGAATTCCTGGAGGGGTTTTATTGA
- a CDS encoding AAA family ATPase — MGVIIGKEHLELLKIVEKSDMSLFYGVAGAGKTTLLLTMARYFCKQKGPCLYVSTEETLHYEKVSRFAEEYQETLFTEIYDLDKLVELSFFLGLLNFKIVFIDSINSLYRVVAYQEAALPKFSFLMGLMKYLAHKGVLKVLASAQVRAGDEDIEASGMSLLDYYFDIIFQVGLEEGKRFLKLVKPMHKKPVVGYFEISDKGVEWV, encoded by the coding sequence ATGGGGGTCATCATAGGAAAGGAGCATTTAGAGTTGTTGAAGATTGTTGAGAAATCCGACATGAGCTTATTTTACGGTGTAGCTGGTGCTGGAAAGACAACGCTCCTTTTAACAATGGCTAGGTATTTTTGTAAGCAGAAAGGACCTTGCCTTTATGTTTCAACCGAGGAGACTTTGCACTATGAGAAAGTTAGTAGATTCGCCGAGGAGTACCAGGAGACATTGTTCACCGAGATATACGATTTGGATAAACTCGTTGAACTCTCTTTTTTCCTCGGCTTATTGAACTTCAAGATTGTGTTTATAGATAGCATAAACTCTTTGTATAGAGTCGTCGCCTACCAGGAGGCAGCTCTTCCCAAGTTTTCTTTTCTAATGGGTTTAATGAAATACTTGGCACATAAAGGCGTGTTGAAAGTTCTTGCATCAGCCCAGGTGCGGGCAGGGGATGAGGATATTGAAGCATCCGGAATGTCTCTACTTGATTACTATTTTGATATCATATTTCAAGTCGGGCTAGAGGAGGGGAAGAGGTTTTTGAAACTCGTCAAGCCAATGCATAAAAAACCCGTTGTTGGATACTTTGAGATAAGCGATAAGGGGGTTGAGTGGGTTTAG
- a CDS encoding CDP-archaeol synthase has translation MFEEFAFWIVKYYVPVMVANGVPVLVKGSHRVDFGKEFFDGKPVFGSNKTWEGLLVGVCYAFVAGSLISIATGEEVIALLGGFAGLFALLGDLAGAFVKRRLNIKPGDPLPIIDQLDFVFSSTLLYLALRVEEVVSKPYYVLITFSIILALHVVANNIAFYMGLKDKRW, from the coding sequence GTGTTCGAGGAATTCGCCTTTTGGATTGTAAAATACTATGTCCCAGTCATGGTTGCTAATGGAGTCCCGGTGCTTGTAAAGGGTTCTCATAGAGTGGATTTCGGTAAGGAGTTCTTTGACGGTAAACCCGTATTCGGGTCTAATAAGACGTGGGAAGGGTTGCTTGTTGGAGTATGTTACGCGTTTGTCGCCGGCTCACTGATATCTATTGCTACTGGCGAGGAAGTGATCGCGTTGCTTGGAGGGTTTGCGGGTTTATTCGCTTTGCTGGGTGACTTGGCAGGAGCATTCGTCAAGAGGAGATTGAATATTAAACCGGGCGATCCCCTGCCTATTATTGATCAATTGGACTTTGTGTTTTCTTCGACATTATTATATCTTGCATTACGCGTGGAGGAAGTCGTTTCGAAGCCTTACTACGTGCTTATCACATTTTCCATAATACTGGCTCTTCACGTGGTAGCGAATAACATTGCCTTCTATATGGGTTTAAAAGATAAGAGATGGTAA
- a CDS encoding 50S ribosomal protein L44e yields the protein MKIPKVITTYCPKCRTHTDHSVAIYKHGKRRSLAEGERRYARKKKGYGSKRKPEQKRFAKVTKKTVLKLKCTKCGYTFHTEGIRLKKAELVEVGK from the coding sequence ATGAAGATACCTAAAGTGATAACGACGTATTGTCCAAAGTGCAGGACGCACACGGATCACTCGGTAGCGATATACAAGCATGGTAAAAGAAGGAGTCTTGCAGAGGGAGAGAGAAGATATGCTAGGAAGAAGAAAGGATATGGTTCAAAGAGGAAACCAGAGCAGAAGAGATTTGCCAAGGTAACAAAGAAAACAGTGTTGAAGCTCAAGTGCACTAAGTGTGGCTACACATTCCACACCGAAGGTATTAGGTTGAAGAAAGCAGAGCTCGTAGAGGTGGGTAAGTAG
- a CDS encoding 30S ribosomal protein S27e, translating to MRKRKLLIPQPKSRFYKVICKTCGAENVVFSHASFPTRCKVCGTQLVQPTGGRALILKDKSEIIAELG from the coding sequence ATGAGGAAGAGAAAGCTCCTTATCCCTCAGCCTAAGAGCAGGTTTTACAAGGTCATATGCAAAACATGCGGTGCTGAAAATGTGGTTTTCAGCCATGCATCCTTCCCCACTAGGTGCAAAGTTTGTGGAACTCAGCTAGTACAGCCGACAGGAGGACGAGCGCTCATATTAAAGGATAAATCAGAGATAATCGCCGAACTCGGCTAA
- a CDS encoding CTP synthase, with translation MVKYVFITGGVLSGLGKGITTASIALLLKDAGFNVTAIKIDPYLNVDAGTMNPYMHGEVFVTYDGGETDLDIGHYERFLNTDLSKANNITSGQIYYAVINKERKGSYLGQCVQVIPHITDEIKDRIKSVAKDSGADVVLVEIGGTVGDIEGLPFLEAIRQLRVEEGFSNTLFLHVALAPVISSGEVKTKPVQHSIQEVRRIGIQPDGIIVRSVSPLDEEAKYKIALFGNVPLNAVFSSPDVDFVYKVPLILHQQGVADYVLNRLGLPKRRNIRLDEWKEFIKHYEESVRQVRIALIGKYTKVRDSYISIVEALRHAAAWERVKLTLNWYEATEIEHGVKSPDEVLNNDGAVLLPGFGKRGSEGKIQAIKKLREEGKPVLGICFGMQLMVVEAARNVLGLTGANSTELDPATPYPVIDLLPSQKSVSTIGGTLRLGDQKIIVEKNSWAWKIYGAPEVYERHRHRYGVNPRYVELLEKAGFRISGWSEEGFAEIIELNDTRKLYIGTQAHPEFKSRPLRPSPVYKYFIRHLASNVDTN, from the coding sequence ATGGTCAAGTATGTATTCATTACTGGCGGTGTCCTATCGGGTCTGGGGAAGGGAATCACCACCGCCTCAATAGCCTTATTATTGAAAGATGCCGGATTCAACGTTACCGCAATTAAGATCGATCCGTATTTGAATGTCGACGCAGGGACGATGAACCCCTACATGCATGGAGAGGTCTTTGTCACTTATGATGGGGGGGAAACGGATCTAGACATCGGACACTACGAGAGGTTTTTAAACACGGATTTGTCGAAGGCGAATAACATAACCTCCGGCCAAATCTATTACGCAGTTATCAATAAGGAGAGGAAAGGATCCTACTTGGGTCAGTGCGTTCAAGTAATTCCACACATTACTGATGAAATAAAAGACCGAATAAAATCTGTTGCGAAGGATTCAGGGGCCGATGTAGTGTTAGTGGAGATCGGTGGAACGGTGGGTGATATTGAAGGACTGCCCTTCCTCGAGGCTATTAGGCAACTTAGAGTTGAGGAGGGGTTTTCAAACACTTTATTCCTTCATGTAGCACTAGCTCCCGTCATTTCAAGCGGTGAAGTGAAAACCAAACCTGTCCAGCACAGTATTCAAGAAGTGAGGAGGATAGGTATTCAACCCGATGGTATCATAGTAAGGTCTGTTTCACCTTTAGATGAGGAAGCTAAGTATAAGATAGCCCTATTTGGAAATGTACCGTTGAATGCGGTTTTCAGTAGTCCTGATGTCGACTTCGTGTATAAGGTTCCCCTGATTCTTCATCAGCAGGGAGTTGCCGACTATGTGTTAAACAGGCTGGGATTGCCAAAGAGAAGAAATATTAGACTCGATGAGTGGAAGGAGTTTATAAAGCACTACGAGGAATCCGTCAGGCAAGTTAGAATAGCCTTGATAGGAAAGTATACCAAAGTAAGGGATAGTTACATCAGCATTGTTGAAGCATTAAGACATGCAGCAGCATGGGAGAGGGTCAAGCTTACTTTAAATTGGTATGAAGCAACCGAGATTGAACACGGTGTTAAAAGCCCTGATGAGGTGCTGAATAACGATGGAGCAGTGCTACTGCCCGGCTTCGGCAAGCGAGGAAGTGAGGGGAAAATCCAGGCTATCAAAAAGCTGAGGGAAGAGGGAAAGCCCGTACTGGGCATTTGCTTCGGGATGCAATTGATGGTTGTTGAGGCTGCTAGAAATGTGCTTGGTTTGACTGGGGCGAACAGCACGGAACTGGACCCAGCCACTCCCTACCCGGTGATCGATTTACTACCGAGCCAGAAGAGTGTTTCAACGATCGGGGGAACTCTAAGACTAGGTGACCAGAAGATCATTGTTGAGAAGAACTCGTGGGCCTGGAAAATATACGGCGCACCCGAGGTCTACGAGAGGCACAGACATAGGTACGGGGTGAATCCACGGTACGTGGAGCTATTGGAGAAGGCAGGGTTTAGAATTAGCGGATGGAGCGAAGAGGGGTTTGCAGAGATAATTGAACTCAACGATACTCGGAAGCTCTACATTGGAACTCAGGCACATCCGGAGTTCAAGAGTAGGCCGTTGAGACCGAGCCCGGTCTACAAGTACTTTATAAGGCACTTGGCTTCCAACGTTGACACGAATTAA
- a CDS encoding phosphoribosyltransferase yields MKYRYIGWLEIHRALSVLAEQVRRNYQPDTIITIVKGGLIPARIIGDLLGIDEIGYVGVKFYKGVEKRGEKPFVTFTALPRLDYKKILIVDDVIESGRTINTVVDLVSKYNYSGLKALALFVKPWSPVKPDYYYEVVDKWVVFPWEVCETLREGLNISQVMEDPTVLDYCTVSAGGGEQ; encoded by the coding sequence TTGAAATATAGATATATAGGTTGGCTTGAGATTCATAGAGCTCTATCAGTCTTAGCGGAACAGGTGCGCCGAAATTACCAACCAGACACTATAATAACAATAGTAAAGGGAGGATTAATTCCCGCTAGAATAATCGGCGATTTACTAGGAATTGATGAAATAGGCTACGTTGGAGTGAAATTCTATAAGGGAGTTGAAAAAAGGGGTGAAAAACCATTCGTAACCTTCACCGCCCTCCCGAGGCTTGACTACAAGAAAATTCTCATAGTGGACGATGTCATTGAATCTGGGAGGACAATCAACACAGTGGTTGACTTGGTTTCAAAGTATAACTACTCTGGGTTGAAAGCCCTTGCGCTGTTCGTAAAGCCATGGAGCCCGGTCAAACCCGACTATTATTACGAGGTCGTTGATAAATGGGTCGTGTTTCCCTGGGAGGTTTGCGAGACTCTCAGAGAGGGCTTGAACATATCCCAGGTTATGGAAGACCCTACAGTTCTTGATTACTGCACGGTCTCCGCGGGTGGAGGAGAGCAGTAA